The following coding sequences lie in one Pontibacter sp. G13 genomic window:
- a CDS encoding tetratricopeptide repeat protein, with translation MKSWFLGILMFLGVGSGVTILQEAAQYYQVERYSESLNSFRKALGQYPDRSHEIRYNMAQCFYRMDSVDQALSYFHLAIHVDRPRLSAHSLNHIGVLKIKKNQLRQALESFRQALVLDPTLEDARYNYELLKKRLGDPAPKQAPPTPDPSESDNQPEQTPPQPEENWEEPPSDELPVLGASYLKLIEKLRERYAKSSQKGDKGKPISDSLSIEQARSLLDAMRNHDIQFLQQLRKKASIPQKEDRPQW, from the coding sequence ATGAAAAGTTGGTTTTTGGGCATACTGATGTTTCTGGGCGTGGGAAGTGGGGTGACCATTTTGCAGGAGGCAGCGCAATACTATCAAGTGGAGCGCTACAGCGAGAGCCTTAATTCCTTCCGCAAAGCACTAGGTCAATACCCAGACCGATCCCATGAGATCCGGTACAATATGGCCCAATGCTTCTACCGCATGGACAGTGTCGATCAGGCACTCTCCTATTTCCATCTGGCAATCCATGTAGATAGGCCCAGACTATCCGCCCATTCCCTCAACCATATCGGCGTTCTCAAAATCAAGAAAAACCAACTCCGCCAAGCGCTCGAATCCTTTCGCCAAGCATTGGTCCTCGATCCTACCTTGGAAGACGCGCGGTACAACTACGAATTGCTGAAAAAGCGACTAGGTGATCCTGCCCCCAAGCAAGCACCCCCTACTCCCGATCCTTCAGAGTCGGACAATCAGCCAGAGCAAACACCGCCTCAGCCTGAAGAAAATTGGGAAGAACCACCTTCGGATGAATTGCCAGTGCTGGGCGCCTCCTACCTCAAACTCATCGAGAAGTTGCGGGAGCGGTACGCCAAAAGCAGTCAGAAAGGAGACAAGGGGAAACCGATTTCCGACTCCCTTTCCATTGAGCAAGCACGAAGTCTATTGGATGCCATGCGAAACCACGACATCCAATTCCTTCAGCAATTGCGCAAAAAAGCGTCCATTCCCCAGAAGGAAGATCGCCCGCAATGGTAA
- a CDS encoding VWA domain-containing protein, with translation MQFAFPEYWTWLLGIPVTIAILYLVFRRVTYITESWFSPDQYSRSHPFLKFGMRTAGFSLLFIALLGPYLNRKQESVSLVGREIFILLDVSASMNAQDVRPSRLEKAKEELGHLINHLKGDKIGLILFTEHAYLQCPLTQDYEALSLFLEMAGTYQFAQTGTQFRSAMVMAMDRFRHSETDQTLPDSRAIILVSDGEDFGDTYASLIGRLNQARIKVFPVGVGTAEGARVPRYEQGKQQGFMRREDGSVARSVLKDEDLKNLAVAFNTPYYKLDRSDQTLGELEERLYALTASPVETRILQVNNNLYQGVLLMAILLLFASMTLMPTRKL, from the coding sequence GTGCAGTTTGCCTTTCCCGAATATTGGACCTGGCTGTTGGGTATTCCCGTTACCATCGCCATTCTTTACCTGGTTTTCCGCCGGGTGACCTATATCACGGAAAGCTGGTTTTCTCCCGACCAATATTCACGGAGCCATCCCTTCCTCAAATTCGGTATGCGTACCGCCGGATTCAGCCTACTCTTCATCGCCCTGCTAGGTCCATACCTCAATCGCAAGCAAGAGTCGGTATCCTTGGTCGGTCGTGAAATCTTCATTTTGCTGGATGTATCCGCCAGTATGAATGCCCAAGATGTGAGGCCCAGTCGCCTCGAAAAAGCCAAGGAAGAACTCGGGCATCTCATCAATCACCTCAAGGGCGACAAGATCGGGCTGATTCTCTTCACGGAACATGCGTACCTCCAGTGTCCGCTCACCCAGGATTACGAGGCACTGAGCTTATTTCTGGAGATGGCGGGAACCTACCAATTCGCCCAGACCGGAACGCAATTTCGCTCAGCCATGGTCATGGCGATGGATCGCTTCCGCCATTCGGAGACCGACCAGACCTTGCCAGATAGCCGAGCCATCATTTTGGTGAGTGACGGAGAGGATTTTGGAGATACCTATGCGAGCTTGATCGGGCGTCTCAACCAAGCCCGGATCAAGGTCTTTCCGGTCGGCGTGGGAACTGCCGAAGGTGCACGAGTCCCTCGGTATGAGCAAGGGAAACAGCAAGGATTCATGCGCCGTGAAGATGGCAGTGTTGCCCGGTCGGTGTTGAAGGACGAAGACTTGAAGAATTTGGCGGTGGCATTCAATACCCCTTATTATAAGCTGGATCGCTCAGATCAAACCTTGGGTGAATTGGAGGAGCGATTGTATGCGCTTACAGCCTCACCTGTCGAGACCCGAATTCTCCAAGTCAACAACAATCTGTACCAAGGAGTCCTCCTCATGGCCATCTTGCTGTTGTTTGCGAGCATGACGCTAATGCCTACAAGGAAATTATGA
- a CDS encoding ABC transporter permease, producing MKSIQHIKERLGIWSGIIGLVGLSVIILMAVFGPLLTASLPLSARIEGDIRFPALYPDQPVDYDLPDGKKLKELDWTQFEAKHLIWAPFPFGLEPFQSKSYLSPLTTSNRGKIHWMGTDRRGRDVLTLIMIGARATLRNTCIATLIAGILGIFMGLIAGYSAGKPINIPLGQVSGWILGIIPALFYGGFLQQFLLVEAFDITLMRGLTVLGACLLIGLSCLATFGIIGKWTFRLMGIRRTLSLDLDFWIMRLIEILRAVPILLLLLSFGGMIKAPSMLFFLSLVALLGWGTIARITRGEVLKFRHSLYLDAAKSLGLPPWRILLLHLLPNMAAPLLVTLSFLASGVVFAESALSFLGLVGETLSWGGLIGSARNLHTPWWLVAFPGMAITVTVLCFHLSGEAIRIRLNPKLRSGM from the coding sequence ATGAAATCGATCCAACATATCAAGGAGCGGCTTGGGATATGGAGCGGCATCATCGGACTGGTGGGATTGAGTGTCATCATCCTCATGGCGGTATTTGGGCCACTCCTGACTGCCTCACTTCCCCTTTCGGCTCGGATTGAAGGCGACATCCGATTTCCAGCGCTGTATCCAGACCAACCTGTCGATTACGATTTACCCGACGGAAAAAAGCTCAAAGAGCTAGACTGGACACAATTCGAGGCCAAACACCTGATCTGGGCGCCATTCCCTTTTGGCTTAGAACCCTTCCAGTCCAAAAGCTACCTTTCGCCCCTGACTACCTCCAATCGCGGAAAAATCCACTGGATGGGAACCGACAGACGAGGGCGAGATGTCCTGACCTTGATCATGATCGGGGCCCGAGCCACCTTGCGCAACACCTGTATCGCCACCCTTATCGCAGGCATACTGGGTATTTTCATGGGATTGATCGCAGGATATTCCGCCGGCAAACCCATCAACATTCCCTTGGGTCAAGTCTCAGGATGGATTTTGGGGATCATTCCGGCACTCTTCTATGGCGGCTTTCTCCAGCAATTCTTGTTGGTTGAAGCGTTCGATATCACCCTGATGCGTGGGCTGACGGTATTGGGAGCCTGCCTACTAATCGGGTTGAGTTGTCTTGCAACTTTCGGAATCATCGGAAAATGGACATTCAGACTGATGGGAATCCGAAGAACCTTGAGCCTAGATCTAGATTTCTGGATCATGCGACTCATCGAGATTCTTCGCGCTGTCCCCATCCTCTTGCTGCTGCTTTCCTTTGGAGGCATGATCAAGGCCCCTAGTATGCTATTTTTCCTGAGCCTTGTGGCATTGCTTGGCTGGGGAACCATCGCCCGAATTACACGAGGAGAAGTCCTCAAATTCCGCCATTCGCTTTACCTAGATGCTGCCAAGTCCTTGGGATTGCCTCCTTGGCGAATCCTGTTGCTCCATTTACTCCCAAACATGGCTGCGCCTCTTCTGGTCACCCTCTCGTTTCTGGCGAGCGGAGTGGTATTCGCCGAATCAGCGCTTTCGTTTTTGGGACTGGTGGGCGAAACGCTGAGCTGGGGCGGACTCATCGGAAGTGCGCGGAATCTGCATACCCCGTGGTGGCTGGTGGCATTTCCGGGTATGGCCATTACGGTGACGGTTTTATGCTTCCATCTTTCAGGAGAGGCGATTCGGATCAGATTGAATCCCAAACTAAGATCAGGAATGTGA
- a CDS encoding ABC transporter permease, whose protein sequence is MALLILTGWIATCMVFLISSSSSIDPVELSGICPNPTGQVSLKTVLRCRERQYQALGLDLPPFYLSITNLHTPDDLFHITDPNLRLTHKALWIKYGDWALIERWQNEIQSAYQGINQDPTGSNYAQKLLIQQMQAHIYALRTETQEDNISEHLAQIRTIAEQHSLLDVSPIQSLMDTWMELSQQTPSFSHYIPSIHWHGTQNQYHLWISRLVLEGDFGISYITQQPIARHLWTAIGKSLAITAIAWMLSLWIGLCLGYLSARFPHSILDQILSAFQYLLQALPQFWVAMILFVSFTGRGKLPTSVMYGADFWTEYLPSVLLPIIAYSYGSFAIVSRTFRASLLEAMEQDFTLTAKAKGLSDAQILYRHILPHGWIPIITLATTSIGSLIAGSVIIEHTYSIPGAGAMMVQASTLNDLPTLMTFMTLLVFLTLISYLVADLLYQWVDPRIRLSHTQKTSR, encoded by the coding sequence TTGGCACTGCTGATACTGACAGGATGGATCGCCACTTGTATGGTATTCCTGATCAGTTCCAGCTCCTCGATTGATCCAGTCGAGCTATCTGGCATTTGCCCCAATCCCACCGGCCAAGTTTCCCTGAAGACCGTCCTTCGCTGCCGTGAACGCCAATACCAAGCGCTGGGACTCGATCTGCCGCCCTTTTACCTAAGCATCACCAACCTCCATACCCCAGACGACCTATTCCATATTACAGATCCCAATCTCCGCCTAACCCACAAGGCGCTCTGGATCAAATATGGAGACTGGGCACTCATTGAACGCTGGCAAAACGAAATTCAATCCGCCTACCAAGGAATCAACCAAGACCCAACAGGCAGCAACTATGCGCAAAAACTCCTGATTCAACAGATGCAGGCTCATATATATGCACTCCGGACGGAAACGCAGGAAGACAACATTTCGGAGCATCTTGCTCAAATTCGGACCATTGCCGAACAACATAGCCTACTGGATGTCAGCCCGATTCAATCCTTGATGGATACTTGGATGGAACTATCTCAACAAACGCCTTCCTTCTCCCACTACATCCCAAGCATTCATTGGCACGGCACCCAAAATCAATATCACCTATGGATCAGTCGCCTCGTGCTTGAAGGAGATTTTGGCATCTCATACATCACGCAACAACCCATTGCCCGACACCTCTGGACAGCGATCGGCAAATCCCTGGCCATCACGGCAATCGCCTGGATGTTGAGCTTATGGATCGGCTTGTGCTTGGGATATCTCAGCGCAAGGTTTCCGCATTCCATCCTCGACCAGATCCTGTCGGCCTTTCAATATCTATTGCAAGCCCTCCCGCAGTTTTGGGTGGCAATGATCTTGTTTGTCTCATTTACCGGACGCGGGAAACTCCCCACGAGCGTCATGTATGGAGCTGATTTCTGGACCGAATACCTTCCAAGTGTCCTACTCCCCATCATCGCCTATTCCTATGGATCGTTTGCCATCGTCAGCCGGACATTCAGGGCGAGTCTACTAGAGGCAATGGAGCAAGACTTCACACTGACTGCCAAAGCCAAAGGCCTGAGCGACGCCCAAATTCTATATCGGCACATCCTTCCTCACGGCTGGATTCCGATCATCACCTTGGCTACCACATCGATCGGATCGCTGATCGCAGGATCGGTCATCATCGAACACACCTACTCCATTCCCGGTGCGGGTGCCATGATGGTCCAAGCTTCCACCTTGAATGACCTGCCCACCCTCATGACCTTCATGACGTTGCTGGTCTTTTTGACGCTGATCTCATATCTCGTGGCGGATTTGCTATATCAATGGGTAGACCCGCGTATCCGATTGTCCCACACACAAAAGACTTCCCGATGA